The Bacillus carboniphilus genome contains a region encoding:
- a CDS encoding gamma-type small acid-soluble spore protein, with translation MAYKNQQNQKQQQPQYGKTNAQHVKQQNAAAAQGQYGTEYAAETDAAHVKQQNAKAEQNKQQNS, from the coding sequence ATGGCATATAAAAATCAACAAAACCAAAAGCAACAACAACCACAATACGGAAAGACAAACGCTCAACATGTGAAGCAACAAAACGCTGCTGCTGCTCAAGGACAGTATGGTACAGAGTATGCTGCTGAAACGGATGCTGCTCATGTGAAACAACAAAATGCAAAAGCTGAGCAAAACAAACAACAAAACTCTTAA
- the ntdP gene encoding nucleoside tri-diphosphate phosphatase has product MGLPKEGDTIQIHSYKHNGYIHRIWHESTILKGSKHLVIGGNDRTIVKESDGRTWMTREPAICYFHARHWFNIIAMIRADGIYYYCNMSSPFVWDEEALKYIDYDLDVKVFPDMTFQILDEDEYDRHRQEMSYPQEIDKILSRQMQLLIYWIRSKKGPFAPDFCDHWYERFLTYC; this is encoded by the coding sequence ATGGGCTTGCCCAAGGAAGGAGATACAATTCAAATACATAGCTACAAACATAATGGGTATATTCATAGGATATGGCATGAATCAACCATTTTAAAAGGGTCAAAACATTTAGTCATCGGCGGGAATGATCGAACGATTGTGAAAGAGTCTGATGGACGAACATGGATGACTCGGGAGCCAGCTATTTGTTATTTTCATGCGAGGCATTGGTTCAATATTATTGCTATGATCCGTGCAGATGGTATTTATTATTACTGCAATATGAGTTCCCCGTTTGTTTGGGATGAAGAAGCTTTAAAGTATATTGATTATGACTTAGATGTCAAAGTATTTCCAGATATGACATTTCAAATACTTGATGAAGATGAATATGACCGTCACAGGCAGGAAATGAGTTATCCACAAGAGATTGATAAAATATTAAGTAGGCAAATGCAACTTTTAATTTATTGGATACGTTCTAAAAAAGGGCCTTTTGCACCGGACTTTTGTGACCATTGGTATGAAAGGTTTTTGACCTATTGTTGA